The nucleotide sequence GAATGGGCAGCGCAAAACCCGCAAAAGCGCAGCCGCGTGATGTTCGCCTTCAAGGAACTGATCGAGGCGAACATGCAGGACTTAGCCGAACTGCTCGCCAGTGAGCATGGCAAGGTCGTGGACGATGCCAAGGGCGACGTGCAGCGCGGGCTGGAAGTGATCGAATATGCCTGCGGCATCCCGCAGGTCGCCAAGGGCGAGCATACGCTGGGCGCAGGCACGGGCATTGACGTGTATTCCATGCGCCAGCCCATCGGCATCGGGGCTGGCATCACGCCGTTCAACTTCCCCGCCATGATCCCGATGTGGATGTTCGGCATGGCAACGGCGGCAGGTAACGCCTTCATCCTCAAGCCTTCCGAACGCGACCCCAGCGTGCCGGTGCGCCTGGCAGAGCTGTTCCTGGAGGCAGGCGCGCCTGCGGGCCTGTTGCAGGTGGTGCATGGTGACAAGGAAATGGTCGATGCCATCCTCGACCATCCCGATATCGCCGGTATCAGCTTCGTGGGCAGCAGCGATATCGCGCATTACGTTTACAAGCGCGGCGCGGATAACGGCAAGCGCGTGCAGGCCATGGGCGGGGCGAAGAACCACGGCGTGGTGATGCCCGATGCCGATCTCGACCAGGTGGTGAACGATCTGGCAGGCGCGGCCTTCGGCTCTGCCGGAGAACGCTGCATGGCGCTGCCTGTCGTGGTGCCGGTGGGCGATGATACGGCAGAGCGGCTGAAGGAAAAGCTCATCCCCGCCATCGAGGCCTTGCGCGTGGGCGTCTCCAACGATCCTGATGCGCATTACGGCCCCGTCGTGACGCCGGAGCACAAAAGCCGCGTCGAAAGCTGGATCGACACCGCCGAGAAGGAAGGCGCGGACATCGTCATCGACGGTCGCGGCTTTACCCTGCAAGGGCATGAGGACGGCTTCTTTGTCGGCCCCACGCTGATCGACAATGTCACCACCGACATGGAAAGCTACAAGGAAGAGATCTTCGGCCCGGTCCTCCAGATCGTGCGCGCCAAGGATTTCGAGGAGGCTGTGCGCCTGCCGAGCGAGCACCAATACGGCAATGGCGTTGCCATCTTCACCCGCAATGGCCACGCCGCGCGCGAATTTGCGTCACGAGTGAATGTCGGCATGGTCGGTGTAAACGTGCCGATCCCGGTGCCGGTCAGCTATCACACATTCGGCGGCTGGAAGCGCAGTGCCTTTGGAGACACCAACCAGTACGGCACCGAAGGCCTGAAATTCTGGACCAAGGTGAAGACCGTCACCCAGCGCTGGCCCGATGGCGGCGCGGACGGCAACAATGCCTTCCTGATTCCGACGCTGTAAGAGGGCCGCTCCCATGAAAATCGCATTTATCGGCCTTGGCAATATGGGCGGCGGAATGGCCGCGAATCTCGTGAAAGCGGGGCATGAGGTGAACGCCTTCGACCTTTCCGAAGCGGCGCTGGGCGCGGCGGCGGAGAAGGGCTGCGAGACTTTCACTGACGCGCGCGAGGCGGTGGCGGGTGTCGAGGCGGTGGTCACCATGCTGCCTAATGGCGATATCGTCCGCGCGGTCTATACCGACACGGTGATAGGGAACGCGCCTGCCGATGCCGTGCTGCTCGATTGCTCCACCATCGATGTCACCAGTGCGCGCGACGTGATCGCGGCGGCGGAGGCGGCCGGGCATGACATGGTGGACGCGCCCGTATCCGGCGGCATCGCGGCAGCAGAGGCGGGCACACTCACCTTCATGGTCGGCGGCAGCGAGACAGCTTTCATGCGCGCCCAACCCATCCTGCAGGCGATGGGCAAGGCGGTGATCCATGCAGGCGATGCGGGCAATGGGCAGGCCGCCAAGATCTGCAACAATATGCTGCTGGCCGTCCACATGATCGGTACGGCAGAGGCCTTTGCCATGGCGCAGAAGCTGGGGCTGGATCCGCAGACCTTTTACGACATTTCCAGCGTCAGCAGCGGGCAGAACTGGAGTATGACAAGCTATTGCCCCGTGCCCGGCGTCGGCCCCAAATCGCCTGCCGATAACGATTACCAAGGCGGCTTTGCCACCGCGCTGATGCTGAAAGACCTGAAGCTGGCGATGGAAGCGGCAGGCACCGCGCATATCAATCCGCGCATCGGCGCGCTGGCGAAGGAGCTTTACGAAGCCTTCGATGCAGCGGGCAATGGCACCCGCGATTTCTCCGCCATCATCACCGAATATAGCTGAATGTACGGAACCGATTGCTGCGTCAATCGCCTCTTTCACGAAGGGGCGGCGCAATTGCGCGCGCCCGCTATCCATTGAGGAGCCGCCATGTCTGCCGAATGCCCCGATTTCCAGACCTTCATGGAGGGCGTGAAAAAGCGCAATCCCGGCCAGGACGAGTTCGTGCAGGCCGTGCACGAAGTCTCGCGCGATATCTTCGACTGGATCCAGGACAAGCGTGAATATCACGAGGCGGAGATATTGCGCCGCATTGCCGAGCCCGACCGCATCGTCTCCTTCCGCGTGTGCTGGGAGGATGACGACCACAATATCCGCGTGGAGCGCGGCTGGCGGGTGCAGAACAACAATGCCATCGGCCCATATAAAGGCGGCCTGCGCTTCCATCCCAGCGTCACCGAAAGCGTGCTGAAATTCCTCGCCTTCGAGCAGACCTTCAAGAACTCGCTCACCGGCTTGCCCATGGGCGGCGGCAAGGGCGGGGCGAATTTCAATCCGAAGGGCAAGAGCGATGCCGAGGTGATGCGCTTCTGCCAGAGCTTCATGACCGAACTCTACCGCCATATCGGCCCCGATGTGGATGTGCCGGCGGGCGACATCGGCGTGGGCAGCCGCGAGATCGGCTATCTGTTCGGGCAGTACAAGCGCATCACAAATCGTTGGGAAGGCGTGCTGACCGGCAAGGCCAACGAATATGGCGGCTCCCCCATGCGGGTGGAAGCCACGGGCTATGGCGCGGTGCATTTCCTCGACCACATGCTGAAACGGCGCGACGAGGAGATCGAGGGCAAGCGTATCGTCATTTCCGGATCGGGCAATGTGGCGCTGCATGCTGCCGAAAAGGCCATCGCGCTGGGCGGCAAGGTCGTGTCGCTATCCGACAGCGATGGCGTGATCCACGTGAAGGACGGGATCGGTGCCGAACAGCTCGAATGGATCAAGCAGCTCAAGATCGAAGAGCGCGGCCGCATCAGCGAAGTCGCCGACAAGTATGACGGCGTGGAGTTCCACGAAGACGGCGAGCCATGGGGTATCGATGCCGATATCGCCATGCCCTGCGCCACGCAGAACGAGATCGGTCCTGACGAAGCAAAGACGCTGGTCGACAATGGCGTGATGGCCGTGGTCGAGGGTGCAAACATGCCCACCACCAATGATGCCGTGGAGGTTCTGCGCGATGCGAAGCTGCTCTTCGCGCCCGGCAAGGCGGCCAATGCGGGCGGCGTCGCCGTATCGGGCCTGGAAATGAGCCAGAACGCCGAACGCGTCAGCTGGCAGCGCGAAAAGCTGGAAGACATGCTGGCGGACCTGATGGAAGACATCCACGGCAAATGCGTGGAGCACGGCGAATGCAGCGATGGCTATATCGACTATGCCAAGGGCGCGAATATTGCAGGCTTCCGCAAGGTGGCCGATGCCATGCTCGCTTTCGGGGTGATGTGACGCCGGACTTTCCCCTTTATCACGCCGCGCCCTCATTCTATCGGAGCAGCCATGTCTGATTATGAAACCCTTCTCGTCGAGCAGCGCGATGCCGTCACGCTGGTTACTCTCAATCGCCCGCATGCGCTCAACGCGCTGAATTCCAAGGTGCTGGAAGAGCTGATCCAAGCCTTCCGCGCGTTCGAGGCCGATGACAGCCAGCGCTGCGCCGTCGTCACCGGCAGCGGTGACAAGGCCTTCGCCGCGGGTGCGGACATCAAGGAGATGGCCGACAAGGGCAGCGCCGAAATGTACAAGGCGGACTGGTTCTCCGGCTGGACGGAGGATTTCACCCGTGCCAGCCGCAAGCCATGGATCGCCGCGGTCAATGGTTTCGCGCTAGGTGGCGGATGCGAGCTTGCTATGATGGCCGATTTCATCATCGCTTCCGAAAATGCCAAATTCGGCCAGCCCGAGATCAAGCTGGGCGTGCTGCCGGGCATGGGCGGATCGCAGCGCCTCACCCGCATCGTCGGCAAATCGAAGGCCATGGACCTGTGCCTCACGGGCCGCATGATGGGCGCCGAAGAAGCCGAACGCTGCGGCCTTGCGGCGCGGGTTGTTGCGCATGAAAAGATGCTGGACGAGGCGCTGGAGGCTGCTGCCACCATCGCGGGCATGGCCCCGCTGGCTGCCATCGCCAACAAGGAAGCGGTGGATGCGGCGTACGAGACGACGCTGGATGCCGGTCTCAAATACGAACGCCGTCTGTTCCAGGTGCTGGCCGGTACCGAGGACAAGGCCGAAGGTATGGCCGCTTTTGTCGAAAAGCGCGAGGCCAAGTGGACGGGGCGGTAGTCAGGGGTAACCGTTCCGCACCACGCTCGTCCTGAGCTTGTCGAAGGGCTGTTTTCCCTTCTGCGGTTGGCAAAAATTAAGGGCAACCCTTCGACAAGCTCAGGGTAAGCGGTTTTAGTTTTCAGGAAGTATAAGACTTGGGCGACGTAACCAGCGCCTTGCCCTCGGGCGCGAAGACTACGCTGGCAAGGTCGGTCGCATAGGCGCATTCGCCCGGGCGCACGACTTCGTCGCCGGAGATCACCAGCTCGCCGGACAGCGGCACGACCAGCAGCGGTTCCGCGTAGCTGTAGAGCAGCGCGTCGTCGGGAATGCCGTTTACGAAATCGAGCCGGAAGGGCGCATCCTCAACAAGCGAGGCGTGGCCGCTTGCGGGCACCGTGGTGCGGTGCGCGGCCAAGTTGTAAACCTCGCCCTTCGCCACTTTCAAACCTTCGTCGAGGTGCAACTGCCGGTCGCGGCCATAGTCGTAGAGCCGGAAGGTGATATCCTCATTCTGCTGCACTTCCACGATGGCCAGGCCCGGGCCGATGGCGTGGACAGTTCCCGCCGGGATATAGAAGACGTCGCCAGCCGTCGGCGTGTGCCACGTCATCAAATCCTCGATAGAGCCGTCGAGCGCAGCCGCACGCATGGCGTCTGCGTTTAGCGGCGCGTCGAAACCGATGCCCAGCGTCGCGCCCGGCGCGGCATCGACCACCACCCAGCATTCCGCCTTGCCGGTGCGGCC is from Aurantiacibacter gangjinensis and encodes:
- a CDS encoding CoA-acylating methylmalonate-semialdehyde dehydrogenase, giving the protein MRQVHHFIDGEHYEAGTRTHDIWNPSTGEVQAQVALGDAALLDKAVASAKRVQVEWAAQNPQKRSRVMFAFKELIEANMQDLAELLASEHGKVVDDAKGDVQRGLEVIEYACGIPQVAKGEHTLGAGTGIDVYSMRQPIGIGAGITPFNFPAMIPMWMFGMATAAGNAFILKPSERDPSVPVRLAELFLEAGAPAGLLQVVHGDKEMVDAILDHPDIAGISFVGSSDIAHYVYKRGADNGKRVQAMGGAKNHGVVMPDADLDQVVNDLAGAAFGSAGERCMALPVVVPVGDDTAERLKEKLIPAIEALRVGVSNDPDAHYGPVVTPEHKSRVESWIDTAEKEGADIVIDGRGFTLQGHEDGFFVGPTLIDNVTTDMESYKEEIFGPVLQIVRAKDFEEAVRLPSEHQYGNGVAIFTRNGHAAREFASRVNVGMVGVNVPIPVPVSYHTFGGWKRSAFGDTNQYGTEGLKFWTKVKTVTQRWPDGGADGNNAFLIPTL
- the mmsB gene encoding 3-hydroxyisobutyrate dehydrogenase, with translation MKIAFIGLGNMGGGMAANLVKAGHEVNAFDLSEAALGAAAEKGCETFTDAREAVAGVEAVVTMLPNGDIVRAVYTDTVIGNAPADAVLLDCSTIDVTSARDVIAAAEAAGHDMVDAPVSGGIAAAEAGTLTFMVGGSETAFMRAQPILQAMGKAVIHAGDAGNGQAAKICNNMLLAVHMIGTAEAFAMAQKLGLDPQTFYDISSVSSGQNWSMTSYCPVPGVGPKSPADNDYQGGFATALMLKDLKLAMEAAGTAHINPRIGALAKELYEAFDAAGNGTRDFSAIITEYS
- the gdhA gene encoding NADP-specific glutamate dehydrogenase; this translates as MSAECPDFQTFMEGVKKRNPGQDEFVQAVHEVSRDIFDWIQDKREYHEAEILRRIAEPDRIVSFRVCWEDDDHNIRVERGWRVQNNNAIGPYKGGLRFHPSVTESVLKFLAFEQTFKNSLTGLPMGGGKGGANFNPKGKSDAEVMRFCQSFMTELYRHIGPDVDVPAGDIGVGSREIGYLFGQYKRITNRWEGVLTGKANEYGGSPMRVEATGYGAVHFLDHMLKRRDEEIEGKRIVISGSGNVALHAAEKAIALGGKVVSLSDSDGVIHVKDGIGAEQLEWIKQLKIEERGRISEVADKYDGVEFHEDGEPWGIDADIAMPCATQNEIGPDEAKTLVDNGVMAVVEGANMPTTNDAVEVLRDAKLLFAPGKAANAGGVAVSGLEMSQNAERVSWQREKLEDMLADLMEDIHGKCVEHGECSDGYIDYAKGANIAGFRKVADAMLAFGVM
- a CDS encoding enoyl-CoA hydratase-related protein; protein product: MSDYETLLVEQRDAVTLVTLNRPHALNALNSKVLEELIQAFRAFEADDSQRCAVVTGSGDKAFAAGADIKEMADKGSAEMYKADWFSGWTEDFTRASRKPWIAAVNGFALGGGCELAMMADFIIASENAKFGQPEIKLGVLPGMGGSQRLTRIVGKSKAMDLCLTGRMMGAEEAERCGLAARVVAHEKMLDEALEAAATIAGMAPLAAIANKEAVDAAYETTLDAGLKYERRLFQVLAGTEDKAEGMAAFVEKREAKWTGR
- a CDS encoding class I mannose-6-phosphate isomerase; this translates as MTAFSPIAATDEGFAMLLEPKVIEKVWGRDVLPAPFVAPDGVRVGEIWFDPTPDMPDLMVKYLFTGEKLSVQCHPDAAQALASGLGRTGKAECWVVVDAAPGATLGIGFDAPLNADAMRAAALDGSIEDLMTWHTPTAGDVFYIPAGTVHAIGPGLAIVEVQQNEDITFRLYDYGRDRQLHLDEGLKVAKGEVYNLAAHRTTVPASGHASLVEDAPFRLDFVNGIPDDALLYSYAEPLLVVPLSGELVISGDEVVRPGECAYATDLASVVFAPEGKALVTSPKSYTS